One window of Anaerolineales bacterium genomic DNA carries:
- a CDS encoding class I SAM-dependent methyltransferase, with product MSKSNNPLNMETLEAWNANAEIWDQRMGDEGNDFFNLLCWSPLLSFLDPKPGDKILDIACGNGLTTRRLAELGAQVTAFDFSANLIEYARRRLDKYKSKISLQVIDATNEEQLLSLGKGKYDSALSNMALFDMADIEPLFRALPKLLKPGGCFVFSITHPCFNNASSMHVVEEMDDGEIKTVYSVKISRYMTPYSMRGLGLRNQPKPQIYFERPLQYYLNLGFENGFVLDGFEERAFPPETPQATPLGWGGKLSEIPAVIAARLRLRS from the coding sequence ATGAGCAAAAGCAATAACCCATTGAACATGGAAACTCTCGAGGCATGGAACGCAAACGCCGAAATTTGGGATCAACGCATGGGCGATGAAGGCAACGATTTCTTCAACCTCCTCTGCTGGTCTCCCCTCCTTTCATTTCTCGACCCGAAACCGGGCGACAAAATCCTGGACATCGCCTGCGGGAACGGACTCACCACGCGCCGCCTCGCGGAATTGGGGGCTCAGGTTACCGCCTTCGACTTCTCCGCCAATCTCATTGAATATGCCCGCAGACGGCTCGACAAATACAAATCGAAAATATCCCTGCAGGTCATCGACGCGACGAATGAAGAACAACTCCTCTCCCTCGGCAAAGGCAAATACGATTCCGCTCTTTCCAATATGGCTCTTTTCGACATGGCCGACATCGAGCCGCTCTTCCGCGCCCTGCCGAAATTGCTCAAACCCGGCGGCTGTTTCGTCTTCTCCATCACACATCCATGTTTCAACAATGCCTCCTCCATGCACGTCGTCGAAGAAATGGATGACGGCGAGATTAAGACAGTCTATTCGGTCAAAATCTCCCGCTATATGACTCCTTACTCCATGCGCGGACTCGGTCTCCGAAACCAGCCCAAGCCGCAGATCTATTTTGAACGCCCGCTTCAGTATTACCTCAACCTCGGTTTTGAAAATGGATTTGTCCTCGACGGCTTTGAGGAGCGTGCCTTTCCGCCCGAGACCCCCCAAGCCACCCCCCTCGGCTGGGGAGGAAAATTAAGTGAGATACCTGCCGTCATCGCAGCAAGGCTGAGACTGCGTTCATGA
- a CDS encoding site-2 protease family protein yields MLQSVTPTRFDLRFSIAGIPVRVHPLFWLIALLLGANSGHPLMILVWVAVVFISILIHELGHAFAFRRYGQPSHILLHMTGGLTVPESVPWAGGYTSVGLTPNQHIFVSLAGPFAGFALAGLVLAVGASLGGTIIFTTLLGLIPFPLVIMPQGFGIFNDIFVTFLWVNIFWGIINLLPVYPLDGGHVTRYFLIQRDPWNGLRTSLWISVIAGGTLAVFGFIFLGSIYMAFLFGLLAFQSFQMVQAMAGRY; encoded by the coding sequence ATGCTTCAATCCGTAACCCCCACCCGCTTCGACCTGCGTTTCTCCATCGCCGGGATCCCCGTGCGCGTTCATCCGTTGTTCTGGCTGATCGCTCTTCTGCTTGGCGCCAACTCGGGTCATCCGCTCATGATTTTGGTCTGGGTGGCGGTTGTGTTCATTTCCATTCTCATCCACGAATTGGGACATGCTTTTGCCTTTCGCAGATACGGACAGCCGTCCCACATTCTCCTGCACATGACCGGCGGATTGACCGTCCCCGAATCCGTGCCGTGGGCGGGCGGATACACCAGCGTTGGGCTGACCCCGAACCAGCACATCTTCGTCTCACTTGCCGGACCGTTTGCCGGATTCGCCCTCGCCGGGCTTGTCCTTGCCGTTGGCGCATCTTTGGGGGGGACGATCATTTTCACCACCCTGCTCGGACTCATCCCCTTCCCGCTTGTGATCATGCCCCAGGGGTTTGGCATATTCAACGATATCTTCGTCACGTTTTTATGGGTCAATATCTTTTGGGGAATCATCAACCTCCTGCCCGTCTATCCGCTTGACGGCGGGCATGTCACCCGCTACTTTCTGATCCAGCGCGATCCGTGGAACGGCTTGCGCACCTCGTTATGGATTTCCGTCATAGCAGGCGGCACGCTGGCTGTTTTCGGTTTTATCTTTCTGGGCAGTATTTATATGGCATTCCTGTTCGGTCTGCTGGCCTTCCAAAGTTTTCAGATGGTGCAGGCAATGGCGGGGCGGTATTGA
- a CDS encoding right-handed parallel beta-helix repeat-containing protein, whose product MKSLVHSNFFHRPAFIILVGCIISSLLTPINDASASPVIAFSEISFIPNIETAGIVVNGAGLPSTAQLQYRGIGEANWRTGHNLLRIKDGRLVGSLFNLSPSTVYEVRVSDATGAIGGTFTTQADELIFTPTNIVYVNDDAPAGGDGSFAAPFKTIQEGVNRATPGTQVLVADGLYKESVTFPASGMPGNWIQIKAEGGGAVLDGSDVMNPDAWTAYEAKSFVYFTKIGYWIKYLARDGKRMYQYDDLQGLFEARGHNNISISEGWYYDPTIGRLYVRSQREPNKYTWNLPIFNRAFYVDGRDWIWIEGFEMRYYGTGYGCGACLKDASHIVVRRNRIHNMQNPVFLEWSGAEGRGDDTRIEFNEMYDAPNGDWAWNAVKGTSMESIAVVLRGHNGAIVRGNTIHHYFNGIYTSSSAALDNPGVMFDADIYNNRIYAIGDDAFEPEGTCVNHRFRNNTIDSMLVGISLAPITMGPVWVLRNTFTNYTGRSVKWDRGSDGWVLMYHNTSWTNYAAPNSLEFIRTVSNSIMRNNIFQGGIYSVEARNPGSIGHDWNYDNWHTTSGGHHFKWEGLDYARIDQFCRASGLECNGHEGAPGLANPPSDLSLLQNSPNIDRGILVPGINDAFFGSAPDLGAIESYFNTTPVVSSVARVDGNPNGSAAVNFKVTFSKPVTGVDAADFSLSADTTITGASIVNVSAVSDSVFIVTANTGSGSGNLRLDVLDDDSIRDSAGIPLGGVGVGNGNFNAGESYSMDKSLPAVSGIFRVDPTPNNMDLIHFTVNFTEAVTGVDTGDFVLTATGSITNYSITEVLGSGNQYSITAITGTGDGALRLDFLDNDSVLDGTSLPLGGIGFGNGNFTAGETYVINKNAPGVTSILRADPSPTAAASVRFTVKFTEPVTGVNAADFALTVNGLSEAVVASVTGFDSDYTVTVNTGNGNGSIRLDLLDDDSILDAASTPLGGAGLGNANFYNGETYVIDRATPVIQTVIFSSDGDNDGWVMESKETSNKGGTYNAKAATLRIGDNAQDNQYRVILHFPTATLPDNAVITQAILTLQLETIVGTNPFSTHRNMWIDIRQGAFGSFGPFQVGALQAADFQAPASLYNAGTILDNAIDGWYWSNLDAKSFPFINLKGVTQFRLGFLMDDDDDRKDDYLSFFSGNYGIASARPRLTIKYYTP is encoded by the coding sequence ATGAAGAGCCTAGTCCATTCCAATTTTTTTCATCGCCCGGCTTTCATCATTCTGGTCGGATGTATCATCTCTTCATTGCTGACACCTATCAATGATGCGAGCGCCAGCCCTGTAATTGCGTTCAGCGAGATCTCTTTCATCCCGAATATCGAGACTGCGGGAATCGTCGTCAACGGCGCGGGGCTTCCCTCGACAGCCCAGTTGCAATACCGCGGCATCGGCGAAGCAAACTGGCGGACGGGGCACAACCTGCTGCGAATCAAAGATGGACGGTTGGTTGGAAGTCTTTTCAACCTTTCCCCATCGACCGTTTATGAAGTCCGGGTTTCGGATGCGACGGGCGCAATCGGAGGGACGTTCACCACCCAGGCGGATGAACTGATATTCACGCCAACGAACATCGTTTACGTCAACGATGACGCGCCCGCAGGCGGAGATGGTTCGTTCGCCGCGCCGTTCAAAACGATTCAAGAGGGAGTCAATCGCGCCACGCCTGGGACTCAGGTATTGGTTGCAGATGGTTTGTATAAAGAGTCAGTTACCTTTCCGGCTTCGGGGATGCCGGGGAATTGGATTCAAATCAAAGCGGAGGGCGGAGGCGCGGTCCTCGATGGGTCGGATGTCATGAACCCCGATGCATGGACAGCGTACGAGGCGAAATCCTTTGTCTATTTTACGAAGATCGGGTATTGGATCAAATATCTCGCTCGTGACGGCAAGCGTATGTATCAATACGACGATCTGCAGGGCTTGTTCGAAGCGCGGGGGCATAACAACATTTCGATCAGCGAAGGGTGGTATTACGACCCGACCATCGGGCGGCTGTATGTGCGCAGTCAGCGCGAACCGAATAAATACACTTGGAACCTGCCCATCTTCAACCGTGCATTTTATGTGGACGGGCGCGATTGGATCTGGATCGAGGGCTTCGAGATGCGCTATTACGGCACGGGGTATGGATGCGGCGCCTGTTTGAAGGACGCTTCGCATATCGTTGTCCGCAGGAACAGAATCCATAACATGCAAAACCCGGTGTTCCTGGAATGGTCGGGCGCGGAAGGACGGGGGGACGATACACGGATCGAGTTCAACGAAATGTACGATGCACCGAATGGCGATTGGGCATGGAACGCCGTCAAGGGAACTTCGATGGAATCGATCGCGGTCGTGTTGCGGGGTCATAACGGCGCGATCGTGCGCGGGAATACCATCCATCATTATTTCAACGGCATCTATACCAGTTCGTCCGCCGCGCTGGATAACCCCGGCGTGATGTTCGACGCGGACATCTATAACAACCGCATCTACGCCATCGGCGATGACGCCTTCGAGCCCGAAGGGACCTGCGTCAACCACCGCTTCCGGAACAACACGATCGATTCGATGCTCGTGGGAATTTCCCTTGCGCCCATCACCATGGGACCGGTCTGGGTTCTGCGGAATACATTCACGAATTACACAGGCAGGAGCGTCAAATGGGATCGCGGATCGGACGGCTGGGTTCTGATGTATCACAACACAAGCTGGACGAACTACGCCGCGCCGAATTCATTGGAATTCATCCGCACTGTAAGCAATTCGATCATGCGCAACAATATCTTTCAAGGCGGCATCTATTCCGTCGAAGCGCGCAATCCCGGTTCAATCGGGCACGATTGGAATTACGATAACTGGCACACGACCAGCGGCGGCCATCATTTCAAATGGGAGGGGTTGGATTACGCCCGCATCGATCAGTTCTGCCGCGCTTCAGGTCTGGAATGCAACGGGCACGAAGGCGCGCCGGGTTTGGCGAATCCTCCGAGCGATCTCTCGTTATTGCAGAATAGCCCGAACATCGACCGCGGCATTCTTGTTCCCGGCATCAATGATGCGTTCTTTGGGTCCGCGCCGGACCTGGGTGCAATCGAATCATATTTCAACACAACGCCTGTCGTTTCTTCGGTCGCGCGCGTGGATGGAAATCCCAACGGTTCAGCGGCTGTCAATTTCAAAGTAACATTCTCGAAGCCGGTCACAGGTGTGGATGCGGCGGATTTCAGTTTGTCGGCTGATACAACCATCACAGGCGCATCCATTGTCAATGTTTCGGCGGTTTCCGATTCTGTTTTCATTGTGACGGCCAATACGGGCTCCGGCAGTGGAAACCTGCGGCTGGATGTGCTGGACGACGATTCGATTCGCGACTCGGCGGGGATTCCATTGGGAGGCGTTGGCGTGGGAAATGGAAATTTCAACGCAGGTGAATCGTATTCCATGGATAAATCCCTGCCTGCGGTCAGCGGAATATTCCGGGTTGACCCAACACCCAACAACATGGATTTGATCCACTTCACTGTTAATTTTACCGAGGCGGTCACTGGCGTGGATACGGGCGATTTCGTTTTAACTGCCACCGGTTCGATTACCAATTACTCGATCACAGAAGTTCTCGGCTCGGGCAATCAATACTCGATCACAGCAATCACGGGGACCGGCGATGGAGCGCTGCGCCTTGATTTCCTGGATAACGACAGCGTCCTCGATGGGACATCCCTGCCGCTGGGCGGAATCGGTTTTGGGAACGGGAATTTCACCGCTGGCGAAACGTATGTGATTAACAAAAACGCCCCCGGCGTGACCTCGATCCTGCGCGCCGACCCAAGTCCCACCGCCGCTGCAAGTGTGCGATTCACCGTCAAATTCACCGAGCCCGTCACCGGTGTGAATGCGGCTGATTTTGCACTGACGGTCAACGGCTTGAGCGAGGCGGTGGTAGCCTCTGTAACCGGTTTTGATTCGGATTATACGGTCACGGTCAATACGGGAAATGGGAACGGTTCGATCCGCCTCGACCTTTTGGATGACGATAGTATTCTCGACGCCGCCTCGACGCCGTTGGGCGGCGCGGGCTTGGGCAATGCGAATTTTTACAACGGCGAGACTTATGTTATCGACCGGGCTACTCCCGTGATCCAGACAGTAATATTTTCTTCGGATGGAGATAACGACGGCTGGGTGATGGAATCGAAAGAAACCAGCAATAAGGGCGGGACGTACAACGCGAAGGCTGCGACGCTTCGAATCGGCGATAACGCGCAGGATAATCAATACCGCGTGATATTGCATTTTCCCACCGCCACCCTGCCGGATAATGCCGTTATTACGCAGGCGATCCTGACATTGCAGTTGGAAACCATCGTTGGGACGAATCCCTTCTCGACGCATCGAAATATGTGGATCGACATACGCCAGGGCGCATTCGGCAGTTTCGGTCCGTTTCAGGTCGGCGCATTACAAGCCGCGGATTTTCAAGCACCGGCATCGCTCTACAATGCTGGAACGATTCTGGATAATGCGATCGACGGCTGGTACTGGTCTAATTTGGATGCGAAGTCCTTCCCCTTCATCAACCTGAAAGGTGTGACTCAGTTCCGGCTCGGATTCTTAATGGACGATGACGACGACCGCAAGGATGATTATCTGTCCTTCTTCAGCGGGAATTACGGAATCGCATCCGCCCGCCCGCGATTGACGATCAAATATTACACACCCTGA
- a CDS encoding MBL fold metallo-hydrolase, translated as MDNRRQVTILRFESPVLRIACLLRTHDQLPLALRFPMTIHLLNCFTCNSRFPPKMETGTLCLLIESDQGLVLTDTGPGLQDYSNPTWFTNFFRVITMMPFVNREAAFHQIQRLGCKPEDIRDIVLTHMHFDHCGGLPDFPHARVHIHKREYDAFTNKQIRHWSKAAYISRNLAHKPEILLHEVNSKWYDFDSIRLPFTPEMYLIPLYGHSYGHCGLAIETEIGWHFHVADAGVDIENNIAPDWVIRLFLGPHWSRLRTFAKSHPEVTLTASHMYRKFFEDHDIWEMK; from the coding sequence ATGGATAATCGCCGTCAAGTCACGATTCTGCGCTTCGAGTCCCCAGTTTTGCGTATTGCATGCCTGCTTCGTACGCATGACCAATTACCTTTAGCCTTGCGTTTTCCCATGACCATCCACCTCCTCAACTGCTTCACCTGCAACTCGCGCTTTCCACCCAAAATGGAAACCGGCACCCTCTGCCTGCTCATCGAATCGGATCAAGGTCTCGTGCTTACCGATACTGGACCGGGATTGCAGGATTACTCGAATCCAACCTGGTTCACAAATTTCTTCCGCGTCATCACCATGATGCCCTTCGTCAATCGCGAGGCGGCATTTCATCAAATACAACGACTTGGCTGCAAACCTGAAGATATTCGCGACATCGTCCTGACCCACATGCATTTCGACCACTGTGGCGGACTGCCCGACTTCCCTCATGCCAGGGTTCACATTCACAAACGCGAGTATGACGCTTTTACGAACAAACAGATCCGTCACTGGAGCAAGGCCGCCTACATCTCGCGCAACCTCGCCCACAAACCCGAAATCTTACTCCACGAAGTCAACTCGAAATGGTATGACTTCGACTCCATTCGCCTGCCGTTCACGCCGGAGATGTACTTGATCCCGCTTTATGGTCATTCCTACGGTCATTGCGGACTGGCGATCGAGACAGAAATAGGCTGGCACTTTCACGTTGCGGATGCAGGTGTGGATATCGAAAATAACATCGCTCCCGATTGGGTGATCCGCCTCTTTCTTGGACCGCACTGGTCCCGCCTGCGAACCTTTGCCAAGTCTCACCCCGAAGTAACGCTGACGGCAAGTCATATGTACCGAAAATTTTTCGAAGATCACGATATTTGGGAGATGAAATGA
- the speD gene encoding adenosylmethionine decarboxylase has protein sequence MNASLKLGEHYIFDLSDCNREILMDGERSYALFAQAVRESGLTVVDEGFYKFSPHGFTCFLLLAESHASLHAWPEHNYCAIDLFTCALGQDFMPLLMRLKQAFGADDFSVRKLDREASVETKMPVAV, from the coding sequence ATGAACGCTAGTTTGAAATTGGGAGAGCATTACATTTTCGACCTCTCCGACTGCAACCGCGAAATCCTCATGGACGGCGAGCGCTCCTACGCGTTGTTTGCCCAGGCTGTTCGTGAAAGCGGATTGACAGTCGTGGATGAAGGATTTTATAAATTCAGCCCGCACGGATTTACCTGTTTCCTGCTCCTGGCGGAATCGCATGCGAGCCTGCACGCCTGGCCCGAACACAATTACTGCGCCATCGACCTGTTCACCTGCGCGCTCGGGCAGGACTTCATGCCCCTGCTCATGCGTCTAAAGCAAGCTTTCGGCGCGGATGATTTTTCCGTGCGAAAACTCGACCGCGAAGCGTCTGTAGAAACGAAAATGCCGGTTGCGGTATAA
- the speE gene encoding polyamine aminopropyltransferase, whose product MSIWFTEELHPYYRKGIRVKRVLADEQTKYQHLQIVETEFFGNAMILDGIIQLTERDNMGYHEMIVHVPMLAVGKPKRVLIVGGGDGGSLKQVLRYPSVEEAVVCELDQRVVDLSREFFSASFGDPWSDSRARLLVRDAFGYLEENPGQFDVIISDTTDPIGMAERLFSDEFQKLMVRALISGGAAATQCEQPFFDTELIKTIYRSAKNLVKNPAYFYANIPTYPGGGIGFMYVSDTPWENGLKTSYPPGDNQYLNPEIHKAAFALPEFFRKELYG is encoded by the coding sequence ATGAGCATCTGGTTTACGGAAGAATTACATCCATATTACCGCAAGGGCATCCGGGTCAAACGGGTTCTTGCCGATGAGCAGACGAAATACCAACATTTGCAAATCGTGGAGACCGAGTTCTTCGGCAACGCCATGATCCTCGACGGAATCATCCAACTCACCGAACGCGACAATATGGGTTATCACGAAATGATCGTCCATGTGCCGATGCTGGCTGTAGGGAAACCGAAACGAGTGCTCATCGTCGGCGGCGGAGATGGCGGCTCGTTGAAGCAAGTATTACGATACCCCTCGGTGGAGGAAGCCGTCGTCTGCGAATTGGATCAGCGTGTGGTGGACCTTTCCCGCGAATTTTTCTCCGCCTCGTTCGGGGACCCGTGGTCTGATTCCCGAGCCAGGCTGCTCGTCCGGGACGCTTTTGGCTACCTTGAGGAAAACCCCGGTCAATTCGATGTCATCATCTCGGACACGACCGATCCCATCGGCATGGCGGAACGATTGTTTTCGGACGAATTCCAAAAATTAATGGTGCGGGCGTTGATTTCCGGCGGCGCGGCGGCGACCCAATGCGAACAGCCGTTTTTCGATACCGAACTGATAAAGACCATTTATCGATCCGCTAAAAATCTTGTCAAGAATCCCGCTTATTTCTACGCCAATATTCCCACCTACCCCGGCGGCGGGATCGGCTTCATGTACGTCTCGGATACGCCCTGGGAGAACGGCTTGAAAACGTCGTATCCGCCTGGTGATAATCAATATCTCAACCCTGAAATCCACAAGGCGGCGTTCGCCCTGCCCGAATTTTTCAGGAAAGAACTGTATGGTTGA